The window GCTCctgaatgtcatatttttttcagccaAAAAGAACCTGGAATGCAGTATAACTTGGAAACAATAACCCATTtcagcctttttaaaaacatttcaaagcaaCTATCCAAAGGttgtaaattaaattattttgaggCAGTTTTATGCATTTCAGTCATTCCAAAGTTTGACCTTCCAAGACAAATATAtgttatatactatatatatgtatatatacccaTTTTCCatacagttgaaaaaaaaacatagttagaTATGGTCAGTTTGGGTTAATGTGTAATACTGTAAccattgtaaaaataaacaatagtcAACATCATGTGGTAAATAGCCTTCAGATAGTGAAATTGAATGACTTTTAATTCgaggttattttaaaaaaaaatgcccttatGGTCAATTGTATAAtgctaaagcaaaaaaaaaacatgtataacaCATTACAAAAGCATCCTCTTGCTCCCCTAATTGCAACAATAGACTATTGTGTagaaatatacatgtataaaaacaaagtttttgaAGATTAGACATAATAACGGTAACTAAGGAGGTTTTCACATACTTCCTTTGGTCTGTTTTCAGCAGGATTACAGTACACCAAAGctactttttccccccaaaaaaaactttgtgCTTGAGACTGCTGATCAacaaaatagcccaaaaaaattgtattatgAATATGTAAGTATAAGGAATACTTATTGTGTTGCCATGTTAAAACAGGTATACATGTTATTAGTAAGGGCCACactaagaaggaaaaaaagcaatagaATCTTGTCAAATTATATTATCTGTACTTTTCATATaattacaaattttaaatatttttttgagtgAATTAATTATAAGATAACACCATAAATTTGACCCTCATCAACCTTTTTATCACATTTGGTTTCTGTATTATTAACAACTAAACTTTAGTTTTCTcagcaaccaaaaaaatattcaaatattcaatcctacctttttttttccagtgtggtCCTAAGTCTAATACACAAGCGCAAGCAAAGCAACATACAAAGTCCACTTTTGGGAATGTTGACCTATTCAGGCCAGTACTCGTCTCGTACAGTTTGTTTTGATCGCTTATCTCGGTCAACAGTACCGACATATGTACTCAGAAGCCGTTTAATGCTCTGATTTAGCAGGCAAAACATTGGGATGGAACAATTTGGAACTGTTAAGACCCCCCCCCCTCGGCCCGCCGCGGGGCTTCGTTTTCTTTGTGCGCGGGGGGGAAAGGTttgcatgcattttgcaatgatGTCTGACTGGAGAAGGAGAGGAAAGATAGTGACCGGAGATGTGAGAATTTGTTTAGTTACTGATAGGCGGAAATTCATTTTCATCATCCAGACACAGGGTGCCTTCGGCGAATTCGTGTTCTGGGATGACGTCCCCCTTCTGGGCTCCGCCTTCTTCTGAGTATCCTGGAAATGGAGAGAGGAAAATGCTTCAATTCAAATGTAAGTACGGCGGAAAACCAAGCAAGTGTATGAATACTGCATTTTGATTGGATGACTGCCCCTGGGGCAGAAAATATATGCTtgtatatgtactatgtactatgtactatgtactatgtactatgtactatgtactatgCATTATGcactatgtactatgtacatgtatttgtataaaaataaatcctaCACTCCTGATATCTACATTCatcaaaagtattgggacagaCCATTGCACCCACAGAACTAGGTaaacctgctttttttttttttttttaaaggaatttcaATTACTAAGCTACCCCAACTAACACCCAAAATCCTAAAAAGTTTGAAATTCTTGTCCATCTCACCCAAAAGTGTAGTAGAAGAAGGTGGGCTAGAAGGGAGAGCCACGGTAGCCGCGTATGATTGGCCAGCCGGTTGGTGGGAGCCCTCCGCCGGTGGTTGGTCTTCCTTGTGTTCTGAATGCTCCTCGCCGTCGTCAAAtaacctgtcaatcaaaaagtTAACCTCCGTATTTTTgtaaatcctgtttttttttcctcaaaaagacCCACCTATGTTTTTGAACTAGCACACACTCGCCTCCATCTTGTGGGTCGACATTATAGATGTAAAGATAACCGTCTGAGGACGCCACAAGTAGGCGAGGAAGCTTCTGAACCCtgtcaaaatgaccaaaattgaCTTTGTGAATTTTTTCCTCTTGGAAAAGTACTTATCTTACATGGCGAGTGCACAGATGTTCTTCAAGCCAAACATGTTGAGTCGGACAGTAGCAAAAGCCCTGTCTTGATGCATCATATCGGTCACCTGAGCCGGCAAATAGGTGCTTGCCGCTGTGAACATTTTACCCACATAGGCGGACCATGTAGGCGACTCTTCCTCTTGACTGGAAAATACAAgtcatgttatttttaaaagtgtcaTCCAGGTGAAAAGATACAAGGAGATAACATCATCCCGCAAACTAGCTAGCTTTCACCGTTAGTTCTTTTTATGCAGCTATGTTATACTTTTGAGTCAAATAGTGGCATGTTAGTGTCAAGGAAAATCAGTTGAGGAGCTTCATATAGATTCAATTAGTCCTTAGTTGCCACTATGGACAGTGTTAGTTGAACATTAGCACACAAAGATATTGATCAGTTGACTTTGGTTGTATTAATATGTATTCAATTGTATTTACTTGGGGCTGTGCTGCTCCAGTTTGAAGATATGGACCGTCTCCGTGTTGCTGGAAGCACACAGGAACTGCGCATCGGCGCTGAATGACAGTGAACTTATGCTAACGTATCTGAAAACAACAATAGGAAAATTACCATGACTCAATCCTATAGAACACACAGTAGCATATTGATATTCAACAAGTCAATGTACATTAACCCAATGTCACACAATGTGTTCCACCCCATAAGGACTACTTTCCTCTGCTGATGAAATGTCAGCTGTTCATAGTATACCCTTCACACCTCTCCCGTGTTGTGACAATTTAAGTATTGTATTACATTCTATTtttggttttccattttttttaggagccCGTTTTGTTGTCTGACAACCGGAAGACTGACCTTTTCATCCCCCGTCGAAACTCAAACAACCTTTGACCTTCGGGGATGCTGAACACCCGGATAACAGTGCCCTGTGGAGGGAGATGGACAGACATTTCTGGTGAGGTGTGGCGGATAAAGTTAGAAGAAGGAGATGGACTGACTTTCTCCGAAGCGCTGGCTAGTTTGGTGCCCGAAGCGTTGAAGGTGAGCGCCGCCAGGGGGCTAGCGTGGGCCTGGATTAGCGTCACGGTGCTCTGAATGGAGAAATGGGAATGATGGAGGCCCACAGTGGCGTTTATTTGGAAACCGCTATGACTCACCAAGTTGTTTGCGTCGTACACAGTGATCTCTCCAATGGTGGCGCTACCGGGATACGCCAAGAAGGAGTTGCCATGGTTCACCGACAGGGCGCAGAGACCTGGGAAGGACCGGCAATTGTAGTTTAGGGTGGCCCATTTTTGGACCGCAAAGCCCTTAAGAATTGTTCTCAAGTTTTCACTTGGTGAGGATTTTTATACTCCTTTATTTGGATTTATAGTAAATGATGGGAAAAATACATCCATGCCAATTTGTATTATTCCATGCATTCATTTCGCCttctatttttgtccatttgtatCACTTTTGCATTGAATAATCAGTTTATACATAAAAGCATAGTACAAGTAACATATTTTTTGCCTACCTGAGGGATTGGTGGGGGTGTTGAGGAGGGTCTTGAGGAGCTTCATGTCTTTAATATTGTGGATATAAATGGACTCCTCCAAGCAAACCACCAGTCGCTGTTGGGCAAACAAACGAAAACCACAACTAAGTACGACGAGTGCCAATTTGTGGCTCTCCGGCCCAAACATTGGTGAGAAATTCTTCCAATCTCTCACCTGTCTGTTGAGCCGGACGCTGAGGATGTTGTTGGTGTAGCTGTAGTTGCAGATCTCGGTCCCTTTCTTAAAGTGGTAGACGTTCATCCGTCGTGGCACGGATTggctcaccaccaccaccaggctacTGGAGAACAGTCGTTCCACGATGCATACATCGGGACACTCCACTGGGGGACATGAATTTGTCAGTTATGTAACCAAGAGTGAAGAAACAGCTCTCATAGTCTTAACCGATCCCACCCAGGCATTGTTCACATTTATTCTGCCATTGGTAATGTAGATTATTATGACTGAGTTAAAGCATTTTCTCACCTCCCTCGTGGATGCAGTCCAGTTTATCCACGGCAGTGACTGAGAAAAGACGATAGCCGGTCTTGGTGCCCACGGATAGAGatctaaacacaaaaaaaaatgaaagaaagggagaaaattgtaaaatccaCAGTTCAGTACATACTATTTTGATGAGGGTTCGGTCAGTgcaatttgtgtttatttgttgttacaTGTTTTTGTGCTTTTCTAGAATTCCAAGAGTAAATaagttaatattttattttgatggatGTCCCACTACTGTTCTCAGTAAGGGTGAAGTACATAGCAACAATTGCATCAGCAAAGATGGAGGTAATACAGCAGCTATAATAAGGGATCATCAGTCTAGCCATtaaaaagccccccaaaaatcccCTTTTTACTCCGTAATGGCCTAGACAGCTCTGCCAAGTGCTTATCAGAGTCATTATACAACAGGCAGGTGCGTCAAGCCAAGGCCCCGAGTTTGCTTACGTGGTGTCCTGGTTAAACGAGGCACAGATGAAGCCTCGGAGCATCTCGGGCCCACCGTCCGCTTCATCTTGGGGATCCATCCGGGCATCCACTATCTTCTGGCCGAGCTCAGAGGCCTCCAGCTGGGCTCGATCCACACCGGGGATCCACACCGATTTCCCCTCCTCCGCCACCCCGGGCGACTCCAACCGCCACGCTCACAGTCCACTGCGGGGCGAGGAATGTCCGGGCGGCGGGGGGTACTAGCCCCGGATGACACGCATGCAATCGCCGGGAGAGAACGATCCAGCGGTCGCTTTAACCCGGAGATAAATTACACGGAGCTAATAGTGTCCATTGGCGTTGACAAGCTACGTAGTTGCTCTTATGATTAACTTCCAGGCTTCATAcagcaaaacaataacaactgaGGGGAGGAAGCGTCACTCAGCTGCGTTTCCATTGGATGGAAGAATGGCACAAGGCCCGCCTCTGAGACGGAAATTTGTTAGAAGGTGTATGTGATTCGTCAATTTGGTTGACAGTTCACTCGTTGACCCAGCAAGCGCTAATTGGTCAAGTACACGCCAGATGGACTATTGCGGGGATTTGATTGGCTAACAGCTTTATCAATCTCTGTACTCTTCTCTTGATGGCCTATAATATACGTACTAGTCACAAGACTCAAACGGAATGCAAATAACTAATCAAACAAGCCCATTTATAAATCTTATCCCTGTAAAATGCAAAGAAGATGCCTTTTAGAAGGAACAACCTTTATTTACTGTAAAAGTCTCCCTTTGACAATCTATTCTACCCATATtttagaagagaaaaaaatcactgccaatggcactgaaagatgattGTTTTGCTTAGTCTTACTAGagtatatttatactttttatatcTTTCaactttgttgttttattaacaTTGTATAACTACGTgcatacacaaaaaatactataattatAATACTTTTTATGTGCTTCCAGGTCTTTATAGGTTgcgtttttactttttttttaactggaacAAAAGGACAGTCGGCCTGTGAAGGGACTTTACCCAAAACAAACACAGTTTTGCTGAACCGACGCGACTTGTAATGGTGCGGTTTTCCCTCACAGTGGAAGTTCAGCTGTTTGACGTCATCGTTTAGTATGCTGCCCCTTTAAGGTTGCCAAGGGTTACGGGCTCACGTGTCAGAACGAAGCGAATTGACGTCAGTAGCCACCGTTGATTGGCTCTCCGCCGTATCCGGTGGGGCAGCGATCCAGGGCTCGGGAAAAAAAAGATCGAAGCGAGCACAAGCAGCTAACGGCCACAGCTTTGACAAATATCAGCCGCCCAGAGTCACTGTCGAAGGGCTCACTAGGATTTTTATCCCATCTTGTAAGTAAAGCTATTCCTGAACCGTGACGTGCAGCATGACTTTTGCAACGGTGAAATGTATTTTCTCTTGTCTAGCGTTTGTTTATGATGGAACCCAAGATGGCGTCAATGCAAGAGGGCTTTGCCTTTGTACGGAGTTATCCAGCTAAACAGCAAAAATGTCAACGTTTTCTTTTCATCGTGCGCTATTAACAGCGATTGAATAAGCAATACAGTTGCGACAATGATGTTTTAGCATCTAATGTAGAATATGTGAAGTGATCAGGCGTTGGTTTTCCTTGCTAAGCACCCTCTGACCTAGACGTCATTGCATACTGCACTTACTGTTAAATGCGTTGTattaatacattgtttttaattaatgacTGTAAATTCATATTATGAATCCACCTGATGTTTTTGCAGCAAAGTCATTGGTCATCGTAATATTGTTGTTGAATAACTGAAGACTTCcattttgtgtggaaaaaaaactcccgAGATTATAGTATACAAATATTATTGACTTAATCGGACTGATAATTACGGTGCATTGTTTACATGGCGTAAGAACACATGGCATTATTTTGTATGATGTGAAATATGACTTCATATAAATATCCTGGATTGAAGTCATTCCCAAATAAGTCAAAAGATCTCTTCAGAAGTTAATTTGTTTTCTGATCACCACTGGGATGATAAACCGATTTTAAGTGAGTGTTGAGTTGTTAggtaacactttaaaaaaataaataaaaaattgaacatCCGATATGAATGACGTACATACGCCGCAGGATGGATGTGGTTTGCAGGAATTTGTCGTTTCTTTTTGATAAGAAGAACTACTCTTTAAGATCTATGCTTACATTTTGGGGGCGTGTCAGACTATCAAGACCATCTTTTCACAAAAAAGGTTGCGTATAAACGGAACCTGAAACACGAGGCCCGTCACGCTTTTTAAACCCAACAGGCTTTCAGAGCCAAGCTTTGTCACACCAAAGTTGACTCAAAATATTGTGGTTTGAAGTCAGCCATCATATGACGGCCTTCAGGCCTTTGCAAAACCAAGCCTAAGCGtatcattgccttctcgctgtGGTTCTATTTCTTTCACGTACTTGTTATTTTTCCCCGATTCTGGCACGCAAACTAAAATCATCCCAACCCTCATTGGCTAACCCTATGATTTCACGTGGCACTaagataaaatgtgttttatccccccccccctccctgttTGCCACTTTTCCAAACACTCCAAAGGTTAGAGGTCACGGAGCAAGGTCGCGGTTGTCGTCATGGCGTCTGGAAGCACGAGCAGCGAAGAGGAGCGGAGCCTGAGGGAGTGTGAGCAGTATGTGCAGAAACACAACATTCAACAGCTACTGAAGGACTGCATTGTCCAGCTGTGCACCTCCAGGCCTGACCGGCCCATGGCCTTCGTCAGGGAGTACTTTGAGAGGCTTGAAAAGGTGCGTCAATGCCTATAAAAAAACTATCTTCctgaacaatgttccctctaagttgcGCTCTTGCGCAATTGTGcattactctcgtcttctctgcgcagcagcaatcatatggcgcacagtaaataaaatccaaacatctTTATATTAAGCCAGAACTCCAAATTGGGTGAGATAAGCTACTGTTTGAACCATGACACCTCCCTTTCTCGACCAGGAGGAGGTCAAGCAGATCCAGAACCAGCAGAAGGCCAGCAACTCACGCTCGGACTCCCGCGACGAGGAAGTGTCTCCGCCCATGAACCCTGTGGTGAAGGGTCGCCGGCGGAGGGGGGCCTTCAGCGCCGAGGTTTACACAGAGGAAGACGCCGCCTCCTATGTCAGAAAGGTACGAGTCATGTGATTGAAGAGGCGTCTTCTTTCCAACTtggtttgcatgtttttaatttttatttttctctatagGTCATTCCGAAGGACTACAAGACCATGGCCGCCTTAGCCAAAGCGATTGAAAAGAATGTCCTCTTTTCCCACCTGGATGACAATGAGAGAAGGTACTGGATTTCAACTCgagcttttttaatgaataggGCTGGCTAACTCTAAAATTCTTCTTTGCAGTGACATATTCGATGCCATGTTTCCCGTCACCTACATTGCTGGAGAAACTGTTATTTTGCAGGGTATGCTTGTTTTTGACATATCAATTCAAAGCTCTTCTTTTTGGTGCTCATTTTTGCTGTTGCTTTTCTGCAGGTGACGAGGGTGACAATTTTTACGTTATTGACCAAGGGGAGATGGATGTGAGTTTTTCCCCGCATTTGTTTTCTTACGATCATCTGATGTGGTACGAAGTACCAATGTCGGAGTTCTTTTCTTTCGGCCAGGTGTACGTGAACAACGAATGGGTGACCAGCATCGGCGAAGGCGGCAGCTTCGGAGAGCTGGCGCTGATATACGGCACCCCCAGGGCCGCCACTGTTAGAGCCAAGACCAATGTCAAGCTGTGGGGGATTGACAGAGACAGCTACAGGAGAATACTCATGGTAAGTGTATAGGATTTGAATGGACTTGGTTGGACTATTAAAATAACTTTGCCCTTGTTGTCAATTTAGGGAAGCACtttgaggaagaggaagatgtaTGAAGAATTCCTCAGGAAAGTCTCCATCTTAGGTAGGGGTTGTTTATATTTTGGGCTTTACCTCCATTTTAGACTCCAGATTAAATCTCAAAGTAGGATTGTGACATATTGTTTTGGGAAACAATACCATCAACAATTACAGTCCGGGTTTTCAAAGTATTCATGTTAAGAAAGTGGCTTCAAATTTTGTCTGGTTGCTCTTAACATTTCTTAAATTGCTcttatataaaaataacatttttccaCAGAGTCCCTGGATAAGTGGGAGCGCCTGACTGTGGCCGACGCACTGGAACCGGTTCAGTTTGAGGACGGCCAGAAGATTGTGGTACAGGGAGAACCTGGAGATgagtttttcatcattttagagGTAAGTACACCATCACTCTTTTACATGATACCCGCATCAGGTATAAAACTAAACCATgtgcatatttttatatatttttaggggtcCGCTGCCGTCCTCCAGCGTCGCTCGGAGAACGAGGAATTTGTCGAAGTGGGCAGATTAGGACCATCTGACTATTTCGGTAAAGAAGCCTATTTTTCTTAGTATTTTTTGGGGAGTGTCTTATTTTTAATGTGGTGGTCCACAGGTGAGATCGCTCTGTTGATGAACCGCCCCCGCGCCGCCACCGTGGTCGCCCGCGGCCCCCTGAAGTGCGTCAAACTAGACCGGCCTCGTTTCGAGCGCGTCCTGGGCCCGTGTTCGGACATCCTCAAACGCAACATCCAACAGTACAACAGTTTTGTCTCGCTGTCAGTTTGAAAGGGTTCGCGTTCGATTCCCAAACTCCCCCCCTCGTCTCCCCGGCCCTTTTCGCTCCTTTTAGGTCCACCCGCGCAATTtgctctcctttttttccctccctcttTGGTGATTCCCATCCCGGAGGGGGAACTTTTTAGCCCGTTCACCAACCAGCGCTCGTAACCAGCTGCTGTAACGTTACCGTGTAGGCACAGTCGCATCACGCTTACTTACCTATGTTTCTATCcgctttcttttattttggggAGGAAGGCTAAAAGCTAGCTTTGTTAGGAGATCTGGGCTCTCGCAGACAAGGACAATCAAATATCTCATGTGGCAAATTGAACCCACTGGCGGATCTTTCTCCACTTTTTCCCCCGTGGCCGTTACTCACGACAAAAACTCATGATTTGCACCAAATGTTGTCATTTCGACTTGACGGTTCctttttagattgttttttttcttcccatcaTACGATGCGAGAATAGCACGACTTCTTACAATTGAGTTTCCGTGTGCAGCTTCCATGCTGGTGCCAAATGTTCATTCGTAGTGAGGATGAAATTATATGTTAACATTGGTTTGGACCCCCAAAACCATCCCACCCAAACCCTTTCATGCCCTTTTTGTCCTAATGACTAGAAAGCCTCCTCAAGATTTACCTTGAGGGGGAAAAATCCCCCCTAAAAAGGCGAAAAAAAGCCCGAAAGTATTGTGTATTTTCAGTATTGAGTTTTGAGTATAGCCACCAAATAACTCGCTCACTTATGCTTATGGTTTGTAATCTGAATCAATGATTATTCTTCTTAAATTTATGGGTAAGATAATGGTTatcctaacaaaaaaaaaaaataagaaaaaaatgaacaaaaaaaacatgctctcGTCTTTTGTAAACACTTATTTTTCCATGAATTCTATTTTAGCTGTCCAGTGCCACAACGTAAATGCTTCTTGTCAATTGACACCACAGTATGTACTTGTATTGTGTACTAATAGGTTCTGATTTGAGACCCCCTATCCTATATCCCACCACCCCACCCCAACTAGAGGTAAAGAAATCTAtttcaggacaaaaaaaaaagtatttatgtattaagAGCGGGctatttatttaaaactttAGCTTTTTGGCGGAAACTGCGCTTGTGATTTGTTCTTTCTgcgcttttttggggggcaacaTGTTACGCAACTCCCAACTCggctttgtacaaaaaaaataactacaaaaaacGGGACAACTTTAACCAATAtttcatttgttatttttaaagtcaattcaGGCAAATTTTATTCTGCCCGAGAAAATATTTGCGGTGTTGTCAggagtgttgtttttttttcccatttccaacCAGACCACCACACAAAGGTTTTTTGTCGGATTCGGGTCTGGGTGTAAATAGCAGCGACGTCGGAATTTCAATGTTTTAGCCCCACTTTGCAATCGTCCCGGTTTTGCCTTAGCTGAACTTTTCCTGGGCTTTTTTTTGGGTAGTCGTCCGTCACTCGCCACCGGTCGGTTCCGACGGGTGGGCTGGGCTCGGGCCTGCCAGCCCCCAGGCCGTCAGAGGAccattctttttctatttccttgtaATTCCGTTTGACCTCCTAGATGTGCGAAGATGtttatcctttttttggtaTAGATTGTTCCAGATGGCAGTTTAAGCAATAAAAAGGTGAAAAGAATATCTTTGTGTGTAATACACTTATGTACTTGGTTAaggtacgttttttttgttattgttggggCCATACAAAGAAGAATAATAGGAAGTACTTTAATAGTTAAGTAGGTACTTTTAAAAGTACTTTAACAGTTAAGTACTTCAACTTTTGAAGTACTTTAAAAGTACTTCAACTTTTGAAGTACTTTAAAAGTACTTCAACTTTTGAAGTACTTTAAAAGTACTTCAACTTTTGAAGTACTTTAAAAGTACTTCAACTTTTGAAGTACTTTAAAAGTACTTCAACTTTTGAAGTACTTTAAAAGTACTTCAACTTTTGAAGTACTTTAAAAGTACTTCAACTTTTGAAGTACTTTATAAGTACTTCGACTTTTGAAGTACTTTAAAAGTACTTCAACTTTTGAAGTACTTTAAAAGTACTTCAACTTTTGAAGTACTTTAAAAGTACTTCAACTTTTGAAGTACTTTAAAATTTAAAGTACTTTAACTTTTGTGgcccattttgtgtgtgtgtgtcttaataCTGCTGTAATGGAGGACCAGGTatgtccaaaaaatacatttttccattttattttcaaatttcaacctccattccctttttttacattttatatccaCTGTCTTTACAGGTCCACTTTTGAACCACAATTTTCTATTTCAGAATtcacaacccaaaaaaatgcacatttgttCCAGTGCATCACTTATTAACCACCATGGACAACCAAAAGACATCTCATCCATC is drawn from Stigmatopora nigra isolate UIUO_SnigA chromosome 18, RoL_Snig_1.1, whole genome shotgun sequence and contains these coding sequences:
- the wipi1 gene encoding WD repeat domain phosphoinositide-interacting protein 1, which produces MDPQDEADGGPEMLRGFICASFNQDTTSLSVGTKTGYRLFSVTAVDKLDCIHEGVECPDVCIVERLFSSSLVVVVSQSVPRRMNVYHFKKGTEICNYSYTNNILSVRLNRQRLVVCLEESIYIHNIKDMKLLKTLLNTPTNPSGLCALSVNHGNSFLAYPGSATIGEITVYDANNLSTVTLIQAHASPLAALTFNASGTKLASASEKGTVIRVFSIPEGQRLFEFRRGMKRYVSISSLSFSADAQFLCASSNTETVHIFKLEQHSPNQEEESPTWSAYVGKMFTAASTYLPAQVTDMMHQDRAFATVRLNMFGLKNICALAMVQKLPRLLVASSDGYLYIYNVDPQDGGECVLVQKHRLFDDGEEHSEHKEDQPPAEGSHQPAGQSYAATVALPSSPPSSTTLLGYSEEGGAQKGDVIPEHEFAEGTLCLDDENEFPPISN
- the LOC144211711 gene encoding cAMP-dependent protein kinase type I-alpha regulatory subunit, whose product is MASGSTSSEEERSLRECEQYVQKHNIQQLLKDCIVQLCTSRPDRPMAFVREYFERLEKEEVKQIQNQQKASNSRSDSRDEEVSPPMNPVVKGRRRRGAFSAEVYTEEDAASYVRKVIPKDYKTMAALAKAIEKNVLFSHLDDNERSDIFDAMFPVTYIAGETVILQGDEGDNFYVIDQGEMDVYVNNEWVTSIGEGGSFGELALIYGTPRAATVRAKTNVKLWGIDRDSYRRILMGSTLRKRKMYEEFLRKVSILESLDKWERLTVADALEPVQFEDGQKIVVQGEPGDEFFIILEGSAAVLQRRSENEEFVEVGRLGPSDYFGEIALLMNRPRAATVVARGPLKCVKLDRPRFERVLGPCSDILKRNIQQYNSFVSLSV